In Neorhizobium galegae, the following proteins share a genomic window:
- a CDS encoding alpha/beta hydrolase, with the protein MFDETRRFSSPTGANLAYHYQPATEPANAILLISHGLAEHSRRYKAFAETMAGHGFHVYAFDHRGHGETTAPDAPIGRFARYDGVDLVLEDVKAMRDMATSAHPGLPVLLFGHSMGGLIALNASVDHPESFDAVAVWNSNFHPGLAGRAAQVILRIEKALKGSDVPSGLLPKLTFGAWGKSIAGHRTEFDWLSHDPEIVDAYIADPLCGFDASVSLWLDLFELTFRAPKMTDRLAKTLPIHLIGGAEDPATNGGREILWLSEHFKRSGFSNVTTKIWPGTRHETLNDTVRARATAEFAAWARAALPVPAPAI; encoded by the coding sequence ATGTTCGACGAAACGAGGCGGTTCTCGAGCCCGACGGGCGCGAACCTTGCCTATCATTACCAACCGGCGACTGAGCCGGCCAACGCCATCCTGCTGATCTCACACGGGCTTGCCGAGCATTCCAGGCGTTATAAGGCTTTTGCCGAGACGATGGCCGGGCACGGCTTCCATGTCTACGCCTTCGACCATCGCGGCCACGGCGAGACGACGGCGCCGGACGCGCCGATCGGCCGTTTTGCCAGGTACGACGGCGTCGATCTGGTGCTGGAGGACGTCAAGGCCATGCGTGACATGGCAACTAGTGCCCATCCCGGCCTGCCGGTGCTGCTCTTCGGCCATTCCATGGGCGGCCTGATCGCGCTCAACGCCTCCGTCGATCATCCCGAAAGCTTCGATGCGGTTGCGGTCTGGAATTCCAACTTCCATCCCGGCCTCGCGGGCCGCGCCGCCCAGGTGATCCTGCGCATCGAAAAAGCCTTGAAAGGCTCCGACGTGCCGAGCGGGCTTCTGCCGAAACTCACGTTTGGCGCCTGGGGGAAATCGATTGCCGGTCACCGCACGGAATTCGATTGGCTGAGCCACGACCCGGAAATCGTCGACGCCTATATCGCCGATCCGCTCTGCGGCTTCGACGCCAGCGTCTCGCTGTGGCTCGACCTCTTCGAACTCACCTTCCGTGCTCCGAAGATGACCGATCGGCTGGCGAAAACCCTGCCGATCCACCTGATCGGCGGTGCGGAAGACCCGGCAACCAATGGCGGCCGCGAAATCCTGTGGCTCTCGGAGCATTTCAAGCGCAGCGGCTTTTCGAATGTCACAACCAAGATCTGGCCCGGCACGCGCCACGAAACGCTGAACGATACGGTGCGGGCACGCGCCACCGCCGAGTTCGCCGCCTGGGCCAGAGCCGCCCTGCCCGTCCCGGCGCCGGCGATCTGA
- a CDS encoding DMT family transporter produces the protein MNSSPASLAASAPNRIVNGMGLMLIAMLIAPFIDIFSKLATDTASPTFITAARFVFQALCMLPIVLWNGYWRAFSWRLSVFHAIRATLITVSMVCFVATLAVMEVADAIAIFFVEPIILTVLSSIFLKEIIGWRRYTACAAGFVGAMIVIRPSFQEIGFVALLPIVTAFCVAIFAILTRALAHREDPWSMQFQMALWGIPISAILLFVGDRTGIAFLAPSIPDWTTLLWLAGVGAFAALSGILAVYAYRAAPASVIAPLQYFEIVSATLFGWLVFGDFPDPVKWLGISIIIGSGLYIIWRERRVASMKPVTSTAKSTVTP, from the coding sequence ATGAATTCGTCGCCCGCAAGCCTTGCCGCATCAGCCCCGAACCGGATCGTCAACGGTATGGGTCTGATGCTGATCGCCATGCTGATCGCCCCTTTTATCGACATCTTTTCCAAGCTTGCGACCGATACCGCGTCGCCCACCTTCATCACCGCCGCCCGCTTCGTCTTCCAGGCGCTCTGCATGCTGCCGATCGTGCTGTGGAACGGTTACTGGCGGGCATTTTCCTGGCGGCTCAGCGTCTTCCATGCGATCCGCGCGACCCTCATCACGGTCTCGATGGTCTGCTTCGTGGCGACCCTGGCGGTCATGGAAGTGGCCGATGCAATCGCCATCTTCTTCGTCGAACCGATCATCCTCACCGTGCTTTCCAGCATCTTCCTCAAGGAGATCATCGGCTGGCGGCGTTATACCGCCTGCGCGGCCGGCTTCGTGGGCGCCATGATCGTCATCCGCCCGAGCTTCCAGGAGATCGGCTTCGTGGCGCTGCTGCCGATCGTCACCGCCTTCTGCGTGGCGATCTTCGCGATCCTGACGCGGGCGCTGGCGCATCGCGAAGACCCGTGGTCGATGCAGTTCCAGATGGCGCTCTGGGGAATTCCGATCTCCGCCATTCTGCTCTTTGTCGGCGATAGGACCGGTATCGCCTTCCTGGCACCCTCCATACCGGACTGGACGACACTGCTGTGGCTCGCGGGCGTCGGCGCTTTCGCAGCGCTGTCGGGCATCCTTGCCGTCTATGCCTATCGGGCCGCGCCGGCATCCGTGATTGCACCGCTGCAATATTTCGAGATCGTCTCGGCGACGCTGTTCGGCTGGCTGGTTTTCGGGGACTTCCCCGATCCGGTCAAATGGCTCGGCATTTCGATCATCATCGGCTCCGGCCTCTACATCATCTGGCGCGAACGCCGCGTAGCCTCCATGAAGCCGGTAACCAGCACCGCCAAGTCAACCGTGACCCCGTGA
- a CDS encoding CaiB/BaiF CoA transferase family protein translates to MTQTPKKPPLTGIRVIELARVLAGPWAGQMLADMGADVIKVENPDGGDDTRAWGPPFVEGKDGENLSAAYYHATNRGKRSIAVDLKTEEGQDIVRRLAATADVLIENFKLGGLVKYGLDYESLKKINPKLIYCSITGFGQNGPYANLAGYDYIVQGMSGFMSITGEPDAQPMKAGVAIADIFTGIYAVTAIQGALIHAMKTGEGQHVDMALLDVQAGILANQNMNYLVSGEAPVRLGNAHPNISPYEVVPTEDGHLILAVGNDGQFRRLCRILGIDGMADDERFATNKARVANRVEVRRLILAQTSKWKKAELLAACGDNAVPAGPINSIAEMFDDPQVKERGLRIDLEAADGTVIPGVRSPIVLSETPLVYHRPSPALGEHTADVLAQLDQIEKEGREKK, encoded by the coding sequence ATGACCCAGACACCCAAAAAACCGCCGCTTACCGGCATCCGCGTCATCGAGCTCGCCCGCGTGCTTGCCGGTCCCTGGGCAGGCCAGATGCTGGCCGACATGGGCGCCGACGTCATCAAGGTGGAAAACCCCGACGGCGGCGACGACACCCGCGCCTGGGGGCCGCCCTTCGTCGAGGGCAAGGACGGCGAGAACCTGTCCGCCGCCTATTACCACGCCACCAATCGCGGCAAGCGCTCGATCGCCGTCGACCTGAAGACCGAGGAAGGCCAGGACATCGTCCGCCGGCTGGCAGCGACCGCCGACGTGCTGATCGAGAACTTCAAGCTCGGCGGCCTCGTCAAATACGGCCTCGACTACGAGAGCCTGAAAAAGATCAATCCCAAGCTGATCTATTGCTCGATCACCGGTTTCGGCCAGAACGGCCCCTACGCCAATCTCGCCGGCTACGACTATATCGTCCAGGGCATGTCGGGCTTCATGTCGATCACCGGCGAGCCCGACGCCCAGCCGATGAAGGCGGGCGTCGCGATCGCCGACATCTTCACCGGCATCTACGCGGTGACCGCCATCCAGGGCGCGCTGATCCATGCGATGAAGACCGGCGAAGGCCAGCATGTCGACATGGCACTGCTCGACGTTCAGGCCGGCATCCTCGCCAACCAGAACATGAATTACCTGGTTTCCGGCGAGGCGCCGGTGCGGCTCGGCAATGCCCATCCGAACATCAGCCCCTATGAGGTCGTGCCGACCGAAGACGGTCACCTGATCCTCGCGGTCGGCAATGACGGCCAGTTCCGCCGGTTGTGCCGCATCCTCGGCATCGACGGGATGGCCGACGACGAGCGTTTCGCCACCAACAAGGCGCGCGTCGCCAACCGCGTCGAAGTGCGCCGGCTGATCCTGGCGCAGACATCGAAATGGAAGAAGGCCGAGCTGCTCGCCGCTTGCGGCGACAATGCCGTGCCGGCAGGGCCGATCAATTCGATCGCCGAAATGTTCGACGACCCGCAGGTCAAGGAGCGCGGGCTCCGAATCGACCTCGAAGCGGCCGACGGCACGGTCATTCCGGGCGTGCGCAGCCCGATCGTGCTGTCGGAAACGCCGCTTGTCTATCACCGGCCGAGCCCGGCGCTTGGCGAACATACCGCAGACGTGCTGGCGCAACTCGATCAAATCGAAAAAGAGGGGAGAGAAAAAAAATGA
- a CDS encoding thiamine pyrophosphate-binding protein produces the protein MNTVMKTGGQLIVEALKANGVKRISCVPGESYLAVLDALYESGIEVLVCRQEGGAAMMADSWGRLTGEPGICMVTRGPGATNASAGLHIAKQDSIPMILFVGQIAREMKEREAFQEVEYRRAFTEFAKWVGEIDDARRIPEFVTRAFAVATSGRPGPVVLTLPEDMLVEEVEAVDARAYMPVESHPGKSQIAAFETMLRNAERPMFILGGTRWSEQAVADFADFASRFKVPVGCSFRRQMLFDHLHPSYAGDVGIGINPVLAKAVKEADLLVLLGSRMSEMPSSSYTLIDIPYPKQKLVHVFPDPEELGRMYRPDLAICAAPAEFVAALKDLEPPAAPIWAERKSALHDAYLKWSTPPETGPGAVHMGPIMQWIEENTPDTAIFTNGAGNYATWLHRFHRFRKYNTQSAPTSGSMGYGLPAAVAAKQLFPEREVVCFAGDGCFMMHGQEFITAVRYGLPIITVLVNNGIYGTIRMHQEREYPGRVSATDLVNPDFVAYAKAFGGHGELVEKTEEFGPAYERARASGKPSIIEVRLDPEAITPTRTLTQIREKA, from the coding sequence ATGAACACCGTCATGAAGACCGGAGGGCAGCTCATCGTCGAGGCGCTGAAGGCGAACGGCGTCAAGCGCATCTCCTGCGTTCCGGGCGAGAGCTATCTCGCCGTGCTCGACGCGCTGTATGAAAGCGGCATCGAGGTGCTCGTCTGCCGCCAGGAAGGCGGTGCCGCGATGATGGCCGACAGCTGGGGTCGTTTGACCGGCGAACCGGGCATCTGCATGGTGACCCGCGGTCCCGGCGCCACCAATGCCTCCGCCGGCCTGCATATCGCCAAACAGGATTCGATCCCGATGATCCTCTTCGTCGGCCAGATCGCCCGCGAGATGAAGGAGCGCGAAGCCTTCCAGGAAGTCGAATACCGTCGCGCCTTCACCGAATTCGCCAAATGGGTCGGCGAGATCGACGATGCCCGCCGCATTCCCGAATTCGTCACCCGCGCCTTTGCGGTCGCCACCTCGGGCCGCCCCGGTCCGGTCGTGCTGACGCTGCCGGAAGACATGCTGGTCGAAGAGGTCGAGGCAGTCGACGCGCGCGCCTACATGCCGGTCGAAAGCCATCCCGGCAAAAGCCAGATCGCCGCATTCGAAACCATGCTCAGGAACGCCGAGCGTCCGATGTTCATCCTCGGCGGCACCCGCTGGAGCGAGCAGGCGGTTGCGGACTTCGCGGATTTCGCCAGCCGCTTCAAGGTGCCCGTAGGCTGCTCCTTCCGCCGCCAGATGCTGTTCGATCACCTGCATCCCTCCTATGCCGGCGATGTCGGCATCGGCATCAACCCGGTGCTCGCCAAGGCGGTGAAAGAGGCGGATCTGCTGGTCCTGCTCGGCAGCCGCATGTCGGAAATGCCCTCCTCCAGCTACACGCTGATCGATATCCCCTATCCGAAGCAGAAGCTCGTCCATGTCTTCCCCGATCCGGAGGAACTCGGCCGCATGTACCGGCCGGATCTGGCGATCTGCGCCGCTCCGGCGGAATTCGTCGCCGCGCTGAAGGATCTCGAACCGCCGGCCGCCCCGATCTGGGCCGAACGGAAATCGGCGCTGCACGACGCCTATCTGAAATGGTCGACACCGCCCGAAACCGGCCCCGGCGCCGTGCATATGGGTCCGATCATGCAATGGATCGAGGAAAACACGCCCGATACCGCGATCTTCACCAATGGCGCCGGCAATTACGCCACCTGGCTGCATCGCTTCCACCGCTTCCGGAAATACAACACCCAGTCCGCCCCGACCTCCGGTTCGATGGGCTACGGCCTGCCGGCCGCGGTTGCTGCAAAACAGCTGTTTCCGGAGCGCGAAGTCGTCTGCTTTGCCGGCGACGGCTGCTTCATGATGCACGGTCAGGAGTTCATCACCGCCGTCCGCTATGGACTGCCGATCATCACCGTGCTCGTCAACAACGGCATCTACGGCACGATCCGCATGCACCAGGAGCGGGAATATCCGGGCCGCGTCAGCGCCACCGACCTCGTCAACCCGGATTTCGTCGCCTATGCCAAGGCTTTTGGCGGGCACGGCGAACTGGTCGAGAAGACGGAGGAGTTCGGTCCGGCCTATGAGCGGGCGCGAGCAAGCGGCAAGCCTTCGATCATCGAGGTCCGGCTCGACCCGGAAGCGATCACGCCGACGCGGACACTGACCCAGATCCGCGAAAAGGCATGA
- a CDS encoding RidA family protein: MSIQRIEPAARMSGAVVHGNTVYLAGQVGEGESVTDQCKDALAEVDRLLAAVGSDKSKILQTIIYLSDIAYFGEMNAVWEGWIDPANPPARATSEAKLAAPKYKVEFIVTAAI; the protein is encoded by the coding sequence ATGAGCATCCAGCGTATCGAGCCGGCCGCCCGCATGAGCGGCGCCGTCGTCCACGGCAACACCGTCTATCTGGCCGGCCAGGTCGGCGAAGGTGAGAGTGTCACCGACCAGTGCAAGGACGCGCTCGCCGAAGTCGACCGCCTGCTGGCAGCCGTCGGTTCCGACAAGTCGAAGATCCTGCAGACGATCATCTACCTCTCGGACATCGCCTATTTCGGCGAAATGAATGCCGTCTGGGAAGGCTGGATCGACCCGGCCAACCCGCCGGCCCGCGCCACCAGCGAAGCCAAGCTCGCTGCGCCGAAATACAAGGTCGAGTTCATCGTCACGGCTGCGATCTGA